One region of Eupeodes corollae chromosome 1, idEupCoro1.1, whole genome shotgun sequence genomic DNA includes:
- the LOC129941299 gene encoding protein BCCIP homolog: MSANKKKNIESMDQDPSDDSETESDNEGPHPDAYTGNEEIQVDFEGRSPTDTDFHGISQLFHQLFLKAHINVNEMAEIVIAQNYVGSVIFQSEIEGEEEDPEDDDMYDSNMIFGITTAINMTAKKDKQCIEQLRSYIISKAEKHATDATLVHLRDVLANEARPVGFLINERFINIPPQISVPLLENLHKEIKQANEKKMPFGFVYFIMIIKFHRREAKKNKPQEDVYVNAEEEVIAKQAVQSFEFSVAGECDSGLTGNWLEEDDALTPYRKIVLFDATKLPLLIDSIQTFINNE, from the exons ATGTCagctaacaaaaagaaaaatatcgaatCAATGGACCAGGATCCCAGTGATGACTCTGAGACAGAGTCCGACAATGAGGGACCACATCCTGATGCCTACACTGGCAACGAG GAAATCCAAGTAGATTTCGAAGGCCGCAGTCCAACAGATACCGACTTCCATGGAATTTCCCAGCTCTTTCACCAGTTATTCCTCAAGGCGCACATTAACGTCAATGAAATGGCCGAAATCGTCATAG CACAAAACTACGTTGGCAGTGTGATATTCCAAAGTGAAATCGAGGGCGAGGAAGAAGATCCCGAGGACGATGATATGTACGATTCCAATATGATCTTTGGTATTACAACTGCCATCAACATGACAGCGAAAAAAGACAAGCAATGCATCGAACAGTTGCGCTCCTATATCATTTCCAAGGCCGAAAAACACGCTACCGACGCCACACTCGTCCATCTCCGAGATGTGCTGGCGAACGAAGCACGGCCAGTTGGTTTCCTGATCAACGAACGTTTCATCAACATCCCTCCTCAGATATCAGTGCCGTTGCTGGAGAACTTGCACAAAGAAATCAAACAGGCCAACGAGAAAAAGATGCCCTTCGGATTTGTGTACTTCATCATGATCATCAAGTTCCATCGCCGAGAGGCCAAGAAGAATAAACCCCAGGAAGATGTGTACGTCAACGCTGAGGAGGAAGTCATTGCCAAGCAGGCGGTGCAGAGCTTCGAATTCTCTGTTGCTGGAGAGTGTGATAGTGGGCTGACGGGCAATTGGTTGGAGGAAGACGATGCTTTGACTCCTTACAGAAAAATCGTACTCTTTGATGCTACCAAATTACCTCTTTTAATCGATTCGATACAAACTTTTATCAACAACGAATAA
- the LOC129939201 gene encoding uncharacterized protein K02A2.6-like, translating into MPESNQRPHQPPPNQLPPQQQQQLQQQPPMQQRLQQQQPPPQQIAPQNPLQPNLQMPPPPPQIPQDFISFFQVMMTNQSALMERLSENIFNMKKERSTAEYTMEVLAKNIQDFHYDEENGVTFAQWFERFATTFKENARALTEDAKVRLLLRKWGASEYSRYVNLILPNTPASFDFSTTIEKLSKIFGQSESIFNTRFHCLQTTKSSCEDYTAYTSRVNKSCEQFQLGKLTSEQFKCLIFVKGLHASCDSDVRTRLLALLQSGDETKITLSNLLLECQRIATLKQDSQLLETAPLKANAVSYGRKKQPNNNALPISHPASGSSTSIKTLPRTPCWGCGGMHFAADCSFKNHQCPSCKRTGHKEGYCSCFAKANTNQQSSRPKGKSNKRQRKSNVVAVNTLQKANRKFIEVHINGLALNLQLDTGTDVTILSKNNWEQLGSPKLFLDNNSESVIDAQGRIITMLGSFIADVKLDDKTSKLSCRVADLPNLNLFGINWIDEFRLWDQPFSNISKILRLTSTSTISVDVHIQKIKKEFADIFTEALGHCTKFRPKLYLRENATPIYRAKRPVPYAALQQVEEEFNRLERLGVITPIDFSEWAAPIVAVRKANGNVRICPDYSTGLNDALQPHQHPLPLPEEIFVKHADGKFFTHIDLSDAYLQVEVEEESKQFLTINTHRGLYKFNRLPPGVKAAPGSFQQVMDTMLCQLEGVSAFIDDLLVSGKTVEEHIQRLKAVLTRLREYGFHIKIEKCSFFQTSLKYLGHVITSTGLKPDPDKSAAIVSMPPPQNLSQLRSFLRAINYYGKFIPDISKLSGPLHALLKKDSKWVWTKACQDAFTNFKNILSSDLGLAHYDPQLPIIVAADASNMGIGACISHRFEDGTIKPVYHASRTLTSTEQNYSQVEKEGLALTFAVKKFHRMLLGRHFTLQTDHKPLLSIFGSKKGVPVYTANRLQRWAITLLRYDFSIQFISTSDFGNADILSRLISQHPRPNSEEYVIATTTVEEEACADLKHTIQLLPLTFDMVQKATLNNSELNRIANFIKSKWPNKNNLSSTELQYFNRREALTPVNNCIMFGDRLVIPECYRTKILRQVHRGHPGIQNMKAIARGYIYWPQIDKDIENFVKECSSCQSAAKSPIKTTLQSWPLATEPWQRIHIDYAGPIQNVYYLVVIDAHSKWPEIIETSSSTSTATINILREIFSRHGYPKTLVSDNGTQFCSHQFKNFCESAGILHMKTAPFHPQSNGQAERFVDTLKRSLQKLKGEVTMQEALQQFLFMYRTTPNRNTPNSTSPAEAMYNRKIRTSLDLLIQPKLNQPVINEKQNLSFNRQYGAKHRSFAVGDAVFVKLYRSNKSRWIPGEILERVGAVNYNVRVNTRDRLVRSHTNQIRPRSSTQTSSTPTAQIPLSTLLQDFNMKPITELQSPEIAASQSSQPVAVASEECPQHSRRLDWELGDNNPSGSDQREAIITPPSIQRRSNRKRRATKRYSPPSPPAKRGGVTTLRVRHP; encoded by the coding sequence ATGCCAGAATCAAATCAACGGCCACATCAGCCTCCTCCAAACCAGCTTCCAccacaacaacagcagcagttACAGCAACAGCCTCCTATGCAACAACGTCTTCAGCAACAGCAGCCACCTCCACAACAAATTGCGCCACAAAatccacttcaacctaacctccaaatgccaccaccaccgccgcagATTCCTCAAGATTTCATATCGTTCTTCCAAGTGATGATGACTAATCAATCTGCCCTCATGGAGCGCCTCTCGGAGAATATATTTAATATGAAGAAGGAAAGATCGACCGCAGAATATACGATGGAGGTGCTAGCAAAAAACATCCAAGATTTTCATTACGATGAAGAGAACGGAGTCACATTTGCACAGTGGTTCGAACGGTTCGCGACCACGTTTAAAGAAAATGCGAGAGCGTTAACAGAGGATGCTAAAGTTCGACTACTTTTAAGAAAGTGGGGTGCATCAGAGTACTCCCGgtatgtaaatttaattttacccaATACACCTGCTAGTTTCGATTTTAGTACTACAATCGAAAAACTTAGCAAAATATTTGGACAATCGGAGTCGATCTTTAACACGCGCTTCCACTGCTTACAAACCACAAAAAGCAGTTGTGAAGACTACACAGCTTACACTAGTAGAGTCAATAAGAGCTGTGAGCAATTTCAACTTGGGAAGCTGACAAGTGAGCAATTTAAGtgcttaatttttgtcaaaggGTTGCATGCTTCATGTGACTCAGATGTCAGAACAAGATTACTTGCATTGCTGCAATCAGGAGACGAAACAAAAATTACGCTTTCGAACTTGTTATTGGAATGTCAGAGAATTGCAACACTAAAGCAAGATTCTCAATTGCTCGAAACTGCACCACTCAAAGCAAATGCAGTTTCTTATGGCAGAAAGAAACAGCCGAACAACAATGCTCTACCCATCAGTCATCCCGCATCAGGCAGTTCCACATCTATCAAGACATTGCCGCGTACACCATGCTGGGGATGTGGTGGTATGCATTTTGCTGCAGACTGCTCATTCAAGAACCACCAATGCCCATCATGCAAGCGTACTGGTCACAAAGAGGGTTACTGTTCTTGCTTTGCCAAAGCAAACACCAATCAACAATCATCAAGACCCAAAGGCAAATCCAACAAAAGACAACGAAAATCAAATGTAGTTGCAGTCAACACACTTCAAAAAGCAAATCGCAAATTTATAGAAGTTCATATAAATGGATTAGCACTCAATCTTCAATTAGACACTGGAACTGACGTCACAATTCTATCGAAGAATAATTGGGAGCAGTTGGGGAGCCCTAAGCTCTTTTTGGACAACAACTCAGAATCGGTAATTGATGCTCAGGGTAGAATAATTACCATGCTTGGTTCTTTCATTGCAGATGTTAAACTGGATGATAAAACATCAAAACTGTCTTGTCGTGTAGCTGACCTtccaaatttaaatctttttggaataaattgGATAGACGAATTTCGTCTATGGGATCAGCCATTCAGTAACATATCCAAAATACTCCGtttaacatcaacatcaacaatttCTGTAGACGTTCATATACagaagataaaaaaagaatttgcagACATTTTCACTGAAGCCCTGGGTCATTGCACTAAATTCAGGCCAAAATTATACCTGAGAGAGAATGCTACACCAATATATCGAGCGAAACGACCAGTTCCGTATGCAGCACTTCAGCAAGTCGAAGAAGAATTTAACCGACTGGAACGATTGGGTGTTATAACGCCGATAGATTTTTCGGAGTGGGCAGCACCCATAGTTGCCGTTCGTAAAGCCAATGGCAATGTAAGGATATGCCCCGACTACTCAACAGGCTTAAATGATGCTCTTCAGCCCCACCAACATCCACTTCCACTTCCTGAAGAGATTTTCGTAAAACATGCTGATGGCAAGTTTTTCACACACATTGACTTGTCGGACGCATACCTTCAAGTTGAAGTCGAAGAAGAAAGCAAGCAGTTCCTCACAATCAACACCCACAGAGGCCTGTACAAGTTCAACAGACTTCCTCCTGGTGTCAAAGCAGCACCAGGAAGTTTCCAACAAGTCATGGATACAATGCTTTGTCAGCTTGAAGGAGTCTCAGCGTTTATTGATGATCTTCTGGTATCCGGGAAAACTGTGGAAGAACACATTCAGAGACTGAAGGCAGTTCTTACCAGACTACGTGAGTATgggtttcatataaaaatagaaaaatgttcatttttccAGACCTCACTCAAATATTTGGGTCATGTTATCACCTCTACCGGACTCAAACCGGACCCAGATAAGTCTGCCGCCATTGTCTCGATGCCACCACCGCAAAATTTGTCACAGTTGAGGTCTTTCTTGAGGGCCATAAACTATTATGGCAAGTTTATACCCGACATCAGTAAATTAAGTGGCCCGTTGCACGCGCTACTGAAAAAAGACAGCAAATGGGTATGGACAAAAGCATGTCAAGATGCTTTTACAAACTTCAAGAACATCCTTTCGTCAGACCTGGGTTTAGCGCATTACGATCCACAACTACCAATCATCGTTGCAGCGGACGCATCTAACATGGGAATAGGAGCATGTATTTCTCACCGTTTCGAAGATGGCACCATCAAACCTGTTTATCATGCATCCCGGACACTCACATCAACAGAACAGAACTACAGCCAGGTAGAAAAAGAAGGTCTTGCTCTTACATTTGCAGTAAAGAAGTTTCACCGTATGTTACTTGGACGTCACTTCACCCTTCAGACAGACCACAAACCACTTCTGTCAATTTTTGGCTCAAAGAAGGGAGTTCCAGTGTATACTGCCAACAGGTTGCAGCGGTGGGCGATTACTTTGCTAAGGTATGATTTTTCGATTCAATTCATTTCCACTAGTGACTTCGGAAACGCGGACATTTTGTCACGGTTGATAAGCCAACATCCAAGGCCCAATTCTGAAGAGTACGTCATAGCTACTACCACTGTGGAAGAAGAAGCTTGCGCTGATTTGAAACACACCATTCAGCTACTACCACTTACATTCGACATGGTACAAAAAGCTACGTTGAACAATTCAGAACTGAATCGAATAGCTAACTTCATCAAATCAAAGTggccaaacaaaaacaatctatCTTCAACCGAGCTTCAGTACTTTAATAGACGCGAAGCATTGACACCCGTTAATaactgcatcatgtttggagatAGACTAGTTATTCCCGAATGTTACCGTACCAAAATACTTCGCCAAGTACACAGAGGTCATCCAGGTATCCAAAACATGAAGGCGATAGCTAGAGGCTACATTTACTGGCCACAGATTGATAAagacattgaaaattttgtgaagGAATGCTCGAGTTGTCAATCAGCAGCAAAGTcaccaataaaaacaacacttcAGTCATGGCCTCTCGCAACGGAGCCCTGGCAACGTATTCATATTGATTACGCAGGCCCAATTCAGAATGTATATTACTTGGTAGTAATAGACGCTCATTCCAAATGGCCTGAAATCATAGAAACGTCATCTTCAACCTCTACAGCTACAATCAACATCTTGCGAGAAATTTTTTCCAGACATGGATATCCGAAAACCTTGGTATCGGATAATGGAACTCAGTTTTGCAGCCACCAGTTCAAAAATTTCTGTGAGTCAGCAGGTATTCTTCACATGAAAACTGCACCGTTTCATCCCCAATCGAACGGGCAAGCCGAAAGATTTGTCGATACGCTCAAACGatctcttcaaaaacttaaagggGAGGTAACCATGCAGGAAGCTCTGCAACAGTTCTTATTCATGTATAGGACAACTCCAAACCGCAACACGCCGAACAGTACGTCACCAGCTGAAGCAATGTATAACAGAAAAATCAGAACATCGTTGGATCTTCTAATTCAACCAAAGTTGAACCAGCCAGtcatcaatgaaaaacaaaacctgAGTTTCAATCGACAGTATGGAGCAAAACACAGATCATTCGCTGTAGGAGATGCAGTTTTCGTCAAGCTGTATCGCTCAAACAAAAGCAGGTGGATTCCAGGTGAAATATTGGAGAGAGTTGGAGCAGTCAACTATAATGTTCGCGTCAACACAAGAGATAGATTAGTGCGGTCTCACACAAATCAAATTAGACCGAGATCATCCACACAGACGTCATCGACACCGACAGCGCAAATACCTCTTTCAACACTTTTGCAAGATTTTAACATGAAACCAATTACAGAACTCCAAAGTCCGGAGATAGCCGCCAGCCAAAGTTCACAGCCTGTAGCAGTTGCCTCAGAGGAATGTCCACAACATAGCAGAAGACTTGATTGGGAGCTTGGGGACAACAATCCAAGTGGTTCGGATCAGCGAGAAGCAATCATCACTCCACCGTCTATCCAGAGACGATCGAATAGAAAGCGTAGAGCAACAAAGAGATATTCTCCTCCCTCACCACCAGCTAAAAGGGGAGGTGTTACCACCCTAAGGGTACGACATCCCTGA
- the LOC129938649 gene encoding COX assembly mitochondrial protein 2 homolog, translating into MHTDLSSHLHTPECNKIINDLKDCHAENKLGRFLGYCNELDSLLVKCLKQERVNRSAANRAKAFEKQKVIREKMQQPGTPFM; encoded by the exons ATGCACACAGATCTCTCATCACATTTGCACACTCCCGAATGTAATAAAATTATCAACGATTTAAAAGACTGTCACGCAGAG aataaaCTTGGTCGCTTTCTTGGCTATTGCAACGAACTGGACAGTCTCTTGGTCAAGTGCTTGAAACAGGAACGTGTCAACAGATCAGCAGCAAATCGAGCTAAAGCCTTTGAGAAGCAAAAGGTCATTCGAGAGAAAATGCAACAACCTGGAACTCCTTTCatgtaa
- the LOC129938648 gene encoding protein Abitram, with translation MNNEMPIDPFAEFYFKQEPEEICGLPVSSITEEYIEDNPSIVDRFYTRYYYIKPGAKAEPYRVLFHSNRVCLISLAPEHPVFKDGIESISFNIGNMDRSHNQVSGKGKKGGMALQQDSTLALITGNNGQTYKVPSCIRGKLIEVNPRIVNKPELMAEIGDGYLAIVLPKPEHCNEIRASLLTEEQYRSHLKELASRDIKAEL, from the coding sequence aTGAACAACGAAATGCCAATTGATCCTTTTGCCGAGTTCTATTTTAAACAAGAACCCGAAGAGATTTGTGGTCTTCCAGTTTCTTCGATCACCGAAGAATACATCGAGGATAatccctcgattgtcgatcgatTCTACACTCGCTACTATTACATTAAGCCGGGAGCAAAGGCGGAGCCATACCGAGTGCTCTTTCACTCCAATCGAGTTTGTCTGATTTCTCTGGCGCCAGAGCATCCTGTCTTCAAGGATGGCATCGAGAGTATTTCCTTTAACATCGGCAACATGGACCGCAGCCACAATCAAGTAAGTGGCAAAGGTAAAAAAGGTGGAATGGCCTTGCAGCAGGATTCGACTTTAGCTCTTATCACTGGAAACAATGGACAAACCTACAAAGTTCCAAGTTGCATCAGAGGAAAATTAATTGAAGTCAATCCTAGAATTGTTAATAAGCCTGAATTGATGGCGGAGATCGGAGATGGATACTTGGCGATTGTTTTGCCCAAACCAGAACATTGCAATGAAATTCGGGCAAGTCTCCTCACCGAGGAACAGTATAGATCACATTTGAAGGAACTCGCCAGCAGGGATATCAAAGCTGAGTTATAA